A genome region from Mercenaria mercenaria strain notata chromosome 11, MADL_Memer_1, whole genome shotgun sequence includes the following:
- the LOC128546920 gene encoding sarcoplasmic calcium-binding protein-like — translation MWFSWFDQNKDGRVCSEDLETSRNKFANLHHLNAQRKKVAMDTFSAWWTEYLMWGKSEITEAEFIECQRRAFEIDKEEFGRRMLKNEEIVCNLMDTDGDGMITEEDHIIMFKSTEHNDEAVDRKWFDAYSPVDGKVPVKTVVDFWTQLLTCDDDTKPDALVKLFKAGI, via the exons ATGTGGTTTTCCTGGTTTGACCAAAACAAAGATGGGAGAGTTTGTTCTGAAGACTTAGAGACTTCTAG GAATAAATTTGCCAACCTTCATCATTTAAATGCGCAGCGGAAGAAGGTTGCTATGGACACGTTCTCTGCATGGTGGACTGAGTATCTAATGTGGGGAAAGTCTGAAATCACGGAAGCCGAGTTTATTGAGTGTCAAAGAAGGGCATTTGAGATCGATAAAGAAGAATTTGGAAGACGAATGCTTAAAAACGAGGAAATAGTATGTAATTTGATGGATACGGATGGTGATGGAATGATTACAGAGGAAGATCATATTATCATGTTTAAATCGACTGAACATAACGACGAGGCTGTTGACCGGAAATGGTTCGATGCCTATAGTCCTGTTGATGGGAAAGTTCCGGTGAAAACAGTGGTTGATTTTTGGACACAACTTCTTACATGCGACGATGACACTAAACCAGATGCGCTTGTGAAACTGTTTAAGGCTGGCATTTAA